The Mangrovibacillus cuniculi sequence ATTTGTTTTTAAACTAAACAAGATTGCTCAATTAATGAAGTGAATAACGATTGGCACTTTCTTGTAATTGGACCAACTTCCCCACTTGAAACTAAGTCGTTATCAATTTGTACAATCGGCATTACTTCAGATGTCGTACTCGTTAAGAAACACTCGTCTGCTAAACGTAACTCATCTAAAGTGAAAGGCTTCTCCACAACTGTTAGACCAGCTTTCCTACATACTGCCAACAACACTTGTCTGGTAATCCCGTTTAAAATTAAATTTGTAGCAGGATGCGTATAAATTACATCATTTTTCACCATGTAAAGATTAGAAGACGAGCCTTCTGTAACAGTACCATCACGATGTAATACCGCTTCGAAAGCGTCATGCTTCGTAGCTTCTTGCTTAGCAAGGACATTCCCTAAAAGGTTTAAGCTTTTAATATCACAACGTAACCATCGAATATCATCTGTTATATGTGCCTTTACACCTTTCTCCATTAAAGATGCCGGTCTAGGCATCTCTTTCGTATATCCCGTTACAACAACAGGCGTATCAGCAGGTGGGAACCAGTGTTGTCTCGCATGTGTTCCACGAGTTACCTGCAAGTAAATCATCCCATCCTGCAAACCATTCTTCTCGACTAGTTCTTCTAAAAGGCGATGTAAATTACTTAAATCAAAGGGCGTCTCCATCCCTATCTTTTGCATACTTTGACCAAGTCTCGTAAGATGTTCTTTCGCGGTAAAAAGGGCACCATTATACACCTTTACTACTTCGTAAACCCCATCTCCAAACTGATACCCGCGGTCCTCTATATCAATCTTAATTTGGTTCTTATCTACCAATTGGTCATTCCAAAGATATAATGTCATCGTGAGCCCCTCACAATCTTTATTTTTCTACTGCTAATTCATAAATTGCTTGCGCATAAATGGCTGTCGCTTTCCATAAATCTTCTAATTCCATATATTCATCTTTCTGATGAGCAACATCTGGACGACCAGGGAACATGGCACCAAAAGCAACTCCTGTTTCCAGAGAACGTGCATATGTTCCCCCACCAATTGTTAGTAACTCTGCTTTTTCACCTGTTTGCTCTTCATACACCTTAGACAGCGTTTGAATAAATGGATCGTCCTTTGCTACGTGGTGAGGTGTCATGTGCGTCTTTAAAGACAACGTGTAAGATAGCGCTTCTACTTCCTTCTTCCATTGGTCAAACTGAGGTAAAAACTCAAATGTAACAGGGTAGCGCATATTTACTCCTACCTTGCCACCTGATTCTTTATTGTAACTCATCGTACCAATGTTTACAGTTAGATCACCAGTAATATCATCTGAGTAACGGAAACCTATTCCCTGTCCTCTACTTTGACCGAAAAATGAAGATGATAGGAACCCTACAAATTTTTGTCCACCTTCATCTAATGGAAGTTTAGCTAAAATGTTCGCTAAATGTAATCCTGCATTCACCCCATTTTCTGGCTCCATTGCATGGGCAGAAACTCCTTCTACGGTTAAAACAATATGACCATTTTCTACTTCTACACCACCCGTTAATTTATTTTCTTCTAAATAATCACGGAACATTTGTAACCAATGTGTAGTTCTCTCTTCTCCACTTAGGATAGCCTTCGCACGATCAGGTACCATATTAAATCGTTGACCTGATTGGAAGGAAAGTAAAGCAAGTTCACCGTTGTTTACTTCACTACCTGGAATATTTACCACCATGTCAACTAATCCTTTTTCCGCATGTATGATTGGAAAGTCAGCGTCTGGAGCAAAACCAATAGTTGGCATTTCCTCTTCTTTAAAATATGTATTCACGCAACGCCATTCACTTTCCTCATCAGTACCAATAATCATTCGAACTCGTTTATTCAATGTGAATCCTAGTTCTTTGATAATGTTCATTGCGTAATATGCTGCCATCGTTGGACCTTTATCATCAATTGCACCACGAGCATAAATGCGTTCATTGTCTATGACACCTTCAAACGGAGGATAAGACCAACCTTCTCCTTCTGGAACAATATCTACGTGACAGAGGATTCCAACACTTTCTTCTCCTTGTCCCATCTCTAAGTGTCCAGCAACATTTTCTACTTCTTCTGTTTCATAGCCATCTCGTTTTCCTAAATCAAGCATATATGTAAGAGCTTTTTTCACTTCTGGTCCGAATGGTGCATCTTCTGTGGCTGTTGATTCGTCTAGCACACTACGGATTGCTAACAATCCTCGTAAATCTTCAATCAACTGATCTTTTCGTTTTTCTACTTCTTTTTGCCAATCCATGTAAACACCCCTTTATCTTGTTAGACACATTGTACTGATTTTTTTGGAAGAAGGAAAGCGTTACTCACTGTGTAAAATAGCCAAACAAAAGAGGCCGGGCCAAAACCCGAAAATGACT is a genomic window containing:
- the dat gene encoding D-amino-acid transaminase; the protein is MTLYLWNDQLVDKNQIKIDIEDRGYQFGDGVYEVVKVYNGALFTAKEHLTRLGQSMQKIGMETPFDLSNLHRLLEELVEKNGLQDGMIYLQVTRGTHARQHWFPPADTPVVVTGYTKEMPRPASLMEKGVKAHITDDIRWLRCDIKSLNLLGNVLAKQEATKHDAFEAVLHRDGTVTEGSSSNLYMVKNDVIYTHPATNLILNGITRQVLLAVCRKAGLTVVEKPFTLDELRLADECFLTSTTSEVMPIVQIDNDLVSSGEVGPITRKCQSLFTSLIEQSCLV
- the pepV gene encoding dipeptidase PepV, with amino-acid sequence MDWQKEVEKRKDQLIEDLRGLLAIRSVLDESTATEDAPFGPEVKKALTYMLDLGKRDGYETEEVENVAGHLEMGQGEESVGILCHVDIVPEGEGWSYPPFEGVIDNERIYARGAIDDKGPTMAAYYAMNIIKELGFTLNKRVRMIIGTDEESEWRCVNTYFKEEEMPTIGFAPDADFPIIHAEKGLVDMVVNIPGSEVNNGELALLSFQSGQRFNMVPDRAKAILSGEERTTHWLQMFRDYLEENKLTGGVEVENGHIVLTVEGVSAHAMEPENGVNAGLHLANILAKLPLDEGGQKFVGFLSSSFFGQSRGQGIGFRYSDDITGDLTVNIGTMSYNKESGGKVGVNMRYPVTFEFLPQFDQWKKEVEALSYTLSLKTHMTPHHVAKDDPFIQTLSKVYEEQTGEKAELLTIGGGTYARSLETGVAFGAMFPGRPDVAHQKDEYMELEDLWKATAIYAQAIYELAVEK